A part of Candidatus Electrothrix aestuarii genomic DNA contains:
- a CDS encoding PilZ domain-containing protein → MFLFSTILTNRTFSLKGGGGPRKYEVVVMDERDRRRFSRINMQWAARLDFGVAEYKRFVDNVSLSGLFIEGEFEQLIGDICVISLKQSFLFEEDAVQAVGYIARITDHGVAIEFFSMKLDSFFFLQAALYSKAVNPVMLGKEFLDSNIFEMEEDLVVFKTSDIELHSLRQVLAEGEGGPHLEEEQKNTYCPPAH, encoded by the coding sequence ATGTTTCTCTTCAGTACGATCCTGACAAATAGAACATTTTCTTTAAAGGGGGGTGGTGGACCAAGAAAATACGAGGTGGTTGTTATGGATGAGAGGGATAGGCGCAGGTTTTCACGAATTAACATGCAATGGGCGGCCCGGCTTGATTTTGGCGTGGCAGAGTACAAACGCTTTGTTGATAATGTCAGTTTGAGCGGATTATTTATTGAGGGGGAATTTGAGCAGTTAATCGGCGATATCTGTGTGATCAGTCTCAAGCAGTCCTTTCTTTTTGAGGAAGATGCTGTTCAGGCTGTTGGCTATATTGCCAGAATTACCGATCATGGGGTGGCTATTGAGTTTTTTTCTATGAAACTGGATAGTTTCTTTTTTCTCCAGGCTGCATTGTACAGTAAGGCGGTTAATCCGGTTATGCTGGGGAAGGAGTTTCTCGATAGTAATATTTTTGAGATGGAAGAGGATCTTGTTGTATTCAAGACTTCTGATATAGAATTGCATTCATTGCGGCAAGTACTGGCAGAGGGGGAGGGCGGCCCACACCTGGAAGAAGAGCAGAAGAATACCTACTGTCCTCCTGCACATTGA
- the pdxA gene encoding 4-hydroxythreonine-4-phosphate dehydrogenase PdxA: MKPIAVTMGCPVGVGPEILLRFFETLESKTAFPPVVLGDYAVLSRTAEQLRLQVEPVHWDLGNTIQPGTVPVMPLSQLDANTLLWGKPTQETSIAMADYIRAAVHHTQRGDFAAMVTCPISKKALNNAGVHFPGHTEMLAHLTDTGHYRMMLAGSRLRVVLVTIHEPLAKISELLTISGIQDCIRMTARSLRKDFSISSPRIAVAALNPHAGEQGMFGREEIELIQPALDQYDSQDCPAELSGPWPPDTIFYRAANGEFDAVVCMYHDQGLIPFKLLHFQDGVNVTLGLPIVRTSVDHGTAYDIAGQGKADPSSLRAAWRMAAEIAKNRTGVHRHGKRYAGCL; the protein is encoded by the coding sequence ATGAAACCTATTGCTGTGACTATGGGATGTCCTGTCGGGGTTGGGCCGGAGATCCTTCTTCGTTTCTTTGAGACCCTTGAGAGCAAGACTGCATTTCCGCCTGTAGTGCTGGGGGATTATGCCGTACTTTCGCGCACAGCAGAGCAGCTTCGCCTCCAGGTGGAACCTGTTCACTGGGACCTGGGAAATACTATTCAACCAGGAACCGTGCCGGTCATGCCGCTTTCACAACTGGACGCAAACACACTTCTGTGGGGGAAACCAACGCAGGAGACCTCAATTGCGATGGCAGACTATATACGCGCAGCTGTCCACCATACCCAGCGGGGGGATTTCGCGGCTATGGTCACCTGCCCCATCTCCAAAAAAGCGCTGAATAATGCAGGCGTCCATTTTCCGGGACACACGGAAATGCTGGCCCATCTTACCGACACTGGCCATTACCGTATGATGCTGGCTGGCTCCCGCTTACGGGTGGTCCTGGTGACCATTCACGAACCCCTGGCTAAGATTTCTGAGCTCTTAACCATCTCGGGAATTCAGGATTGTATCAGGATGACAGCCAGGTCCCTGCGAAAAGACTTTTCCATCAGCTCCCCCAGGATAGCAGTAGCGGCCCTGAATCCACACGCAGGTGAACAGGGTATGTTCGGGCGGGAGGAAATAGAGTTGATCCAACCGGCGCTGGACCAGTATGATTCCCAGGATTGCCCGGCAGAGCTCAGCGGTCCCTGGCCACCAGACACTATATTTTACAGAGCTGCCAACGGAGAATTTGATGCTGTGGTTTGTATGTACCACGATCAGGGCTTGATCCCCTTTAAGCTGCTCCATTTTCAAGATGGGGTAAATGTCACTTTGGGCCTGCCCATAGTCCGCACCTCAGTGGACCACGGCACAGCCTATGATATTGCAGGTCAGGGAAAAGCAGATCCGAGCAGCTTACGGGCAGCTTGGCGTATGGCAGCGGAAATCGCCAAAAATAGAACAGGAGTACACAGGCATGGAAAGCGGTATGCTGGTTGCCTTTGA
- the tmk gene encoding dTMP kinase has product MESGMLVAFEGIDGTGKSTQLQGLATFLKEQGFPLITTYEPTDSRYGRKIRELYKDRSSCTLEEELRLFIEDRRLHVDELIKPGLAAGNIILTDRYYYSTAAYQGAAGMDPSDIFARNSFAPMPNLVLLLTMDPEISIARIQEGRGEELNDFEQLDQLRKVADHFASFTDPCIVRIDAAQAPDQVQEDIRKTVQERLL; this is encoded by the coding sequence ATGGAAAGCGGTATGCTGGTTGCCTTTGAGGGAATTGACGGAACCGGAAAATCAACCCAGTTGCAGGGCTTGGCCACGTTTCTCAAGGAACAGGGCTTCCCGCTGATAACCACCTACGAACCCACAGACAGCAGATACGGTCGCAAGATAAGGGAATTATATAAAGACAGGAGCAGCTGCACCCTGGAGGAGGAACTCCGGCTCTTTATTGAGGACCGCCGCCTTCATGTGGATGAACTGATCAAGCCGGGCTTGGCTGCCGGAAATATCATCCTGACGGATCGATATTATTATTCCACAGCAGCCTACCAAGGAGCCGCAGGGATGGACCCCAGCGATATCTTTGCCCGCAACAGTTTTGCTCCGATGCCAAATTTGGTCCTTCTTCTGACTATGGACCCGGAAATTTCCATTGCCCGTATCCAGGAAGGACGTGGTGAAGAGCTTAATGATTTTGAACAGCTGGACCAACTTCGCAAGGTTGCAGATCATTTTGCCTCCTTTACTGATCCCTGCATAGTCCGCATTGATGCGGCCCAAGCACCGGATCAGGTCCAGGAGGATATTCGCAAAACCGTGCAGGAACGACTTCTCTGA
- a CDS encoding secondary thiamine-phosphate synthase enzyme YjbQ codes for MKSYHKELWFEVKTRREFINITPDVEACLAESGIQEGLCLVNAMHITASVFINDDESGLHHDYEVWLEKLAPHAPVSQYRHNGYEDNADAHMKRQVMGREVVVAVTEGKLHFGTWEQIFYGEFDGRRRKRVLVKIIGE; via the coding sequence ATGAAGAGTTATCACAAAGAACTTTGGTTTGAGGTTAAAACCCGTCGGGAATTCATCAATATCACCCCTGATGTGGAGGCCTGTCTGGCAGAATCAGGTATTCAGGAAGGGCTTTGTTTGGTCAATGCCATGCATATTACGGCCTCGGTCTTTATCAATGATGATGAGTCCGGCCTCCATCATGACTACGAGGTTTGGCTGGAAAAACTAGCTCCCCATGCCCCGGTTTCTCAGTATCGCCACAACGGCTATGAGGATAATGCCGATGCCCATATGAAACGGCAAGTTATGGGGCGTGAGGTGGTTGTGGCTGTCACCGAAGGGAAACTTCATTTCGGCACCTGGGAACAGATCTTTTACGGCGAATTTGATGGACGACGCAGAAAGCGGGTGCTGGTCAAGATAATCGGCGAATAA
- a CDS encoding DUF4395 domain-containing protein, translated as MNLMCPVSFKQINEKAVRVNAALAFLSILLFLLTPWKWIILIVGVDFFIRGFLNPQYSLFANISKGILSILAIKPVMVDACPKIFAAKIGFLFCCLLTASWIFTLERTALIAGAIFMTCAALEALFRLGAALLNQSYRLEKVSILHFTLTVICLNCSC; from the coding sequence ATGAATCTCATGTGCCCTGTATCCTTCAAGCAGATCAATGAAAAGGCCGTACGGGTCAACGCAGCCCTGGCATTCCTCTCTATCCTGCTTTTTTTGTTGACTCCCTGGAAATGGATTATCCTGATTGTCGGGGTAGATTTTTTTATCCGTGGCTTTCTCAACCCTCAGTACAGCCTGTTTGCCAATATCAGCAAGGGTATTCTCAGTATCCTCGCAATCAAACCGGTCATGGTCGATGCTTGTCCCAAAATTTTTGCAGCAAAAATAGGTTTTCTCTTCTGCTGCCTGCTCACAGCCTCATGGATATTTACTCTGGAGCGCACTGCCCTGATCGCCGGAGCAATCTTTATGACCTGCGCAGCCTTGGAGGCTCTATTCCGTTTGGGTGCGGCTCTTTTGAATCAAAGTTATCGTCTTGAAAAAGTGTCAATACTTCATTTCACTTTAACTGTTATTTGCCTAAACTGTTCTTGTTAA
- a CDS encoding two-CW domain-containing protein — translation MQDAEINCWEFKNCGREPGGIKSSELGVCPVSTHNELDGIHSGTNGGRCCWIFYGAFSCRGEEAKSFDEHIAICRTCDFYIKACESEEILVVL, via the coding sequence ATGCAAGATGCTGAAATCAATTGTTGGGAATTTAAGAATTGCGGTCGGGAACCTGGGGGAATAAAATCCTCTGAACTCGGAGTATGTCCTGTCTCAACTCATAATGAGTTAGACGGTATTCATAGTGGGACCAATGGAGGGCGCTGTTGTTGGATTTTTTATGGTGCGTTTTCTTGCAGAGGGGAAGAGGCAAAATCTTTTGATGAGCATATCGCGATATGCCGCACATGTGATTTTTATATAAAGGCTTGCGAGTCAGAAGAGATATTGGTTGTGCTGTAG
- the amrB gene encoding AmmeMemoRadiSam system protein B, with product MLRQPAVADRFYNGTPTGLHHALSNLIPAKSDKITAKAVLAPHAGYVYSGGVAGETFSKINIPETVILLGPNHHGHGMPLAVGTQDWEMPLGQVPLAQELAQNLLSSSALFTADDKAHRDEHSLEVQIPFLQYLQKDLQILPIVASWLSLRQCHEAATELARALRSLKRPALLVASTDMTHYLSRSQASEQDHLALEHILKLDADGLYDTVCSRRISMCGIISTTIALLTVVALGAEQAELVRYTDSGEVSGDTEQVVGYAGVVIR from the coding sequence ATGCTGCGTCAACCCGCAGTTGCTGACAGATTTTACAATGGTACCCCGACCGGACTCCATCATGCTCTGAGCAACCTGATCCCTGCCAAATCAGACAAGATCACGGCTAAGGCTGTACTTGCTCCCCATGCGGGTTATGTCTACTCAGGAGGGGTAGCAGGTGAGACCTTTTCCAAAATCAATATACCTGAAACCGTGATTCTTTTAGGGCCAAATCATCACGGTCACGGTATGCCTCTTGCTGTAGGGACTCAAGACTGGGAAATGCCTTTGGGACAGGTGCCTCTGGCACAAGAGCTGGCTCAAAACCTCCTCAGCTCCTCAGCTCTGTTCACGGCGGACGATAAAGCCCATCGAGACGAACATTCCCTGGAGGTACAGATTCCCTTTCTTCAGTATTTGCAAAAGGATCTCCAGATACTGCCGATAGTGGCTTCCTGGCTTTCACTTCGGCAATGCCATGAGGCGGCCACTGAGCTTGCCCGAGCGCTCCGTTCTCTCAAACGCCCTGCCCTGCTGGTCGCCAGTACAGATATGACCCATTATCTCTCCCGGTCCCAGGCATCGGAGCAGGATCACCTTGCCCTAGAACATATCCTGAAGCTTGATGCGGATGGCCTCTATGACACGGTATGCTCCCGCCGGATTTCCATGTGCGGCATCATTTCCACCACTATTGCCTTGCTCACCGTGGTCGCATTAGGGGCTGAGCAGGCTGAGCTTGTCCGGTACACTGACTCCGGAGAAGTCAGCGGGGATACCGAGCAGGTCGTGGGCTATGCCGGGGTGGTTATTCGCTGA